One Thermus hydrothermalis genomic region harbors:
- a CDS encoding C40 family peptidase, with translation MPRLLVAVALCLLAFAQEATHRVAPGDTLFSIARRYGTTVEELMRLNGLESFLIRPGQVLKVKPGESPPSPTHTVAPGDTLFSLARRYGTTVEELMRLNGLASPELKVGQVLRLPAKAEEVPPAQGTGDTQGEGGGEEDWDPESPLLRVVFRYLGVPYKYGANSPLALDCSAFVAQVYAELGVSLPRTTKEQYQAFYPVDTLRPGDLVFFSFGGKEVDHVGIYLGRGVFAHASSYGSRVVVESLEAPFYQKAYRGARRVVQEGGR, from the coding sequence ATGCCCCGCCTCCTTGTGGCCGTGGCCCTTTGCCTTCTGGCCTTCGCCCAAGAGGCCACCCACCGGGTGGCGCCCGGGGACACCCTCTTCTCCATCGCCCGGCGCTACGGGACCACGGTGGAGGAGCTCATGCGGCTGAACGGGCTAGAGAGCTTCCTCATCCGGCCCGGCCAGGTCCTGAAGGTGAAGCCGGGGGAAAGCCCCCCTTCCCCGACCCACACCGTGGCCCCGGGGGACACCCTTTTCTCCCTTGCCCGGCGGTATGGGACCACGGTGGAGGAACTCATGCGCTTGAACGGCCTCGCCTCCCCCGAGCTCAAGGTGGGCCAGGTGCTTAGGCTTCCCGCCAAAGCGGAGGAGGTCCCGCCCGCCCAGGGGACGGGGGATACCCAAGGGGAAGGGGGAGGCGAAGAGGACTGGGACCCCGAAAGCCCCCTCCTTCGGGTGGTATTCCGCTACCTGGGGGTGCCCTACAAGTACGGGGCGAACTCCCCCTTGGCCCTGGACTGCTCCGCCTTCGTGGCCCAGGTGTACGCCGAGCTGGGCGTGTCCCTGCCCAGGACCACGAAAGAGCAGTACCAAGCCTTTTACCCCGTGGACACCCTGCGCCCGGGGGACTTGGTCTTCTTTAGCTTCGGGGGCAAGGAGGTGGACCACGTGGGGATCTACCTGGGCCGAGGGGTCTTCGCCCACGCCAGTAGCTACGGGAGCCGGGTGGTGGTGGAGAGCCTCGAGGCCCCCTTCTACCAGAAGGCCTACCGGGGGGCTAGGCGGGTGGTCCAGGAGGGGGGGCGCTAG